One region of Malania oleifera isolate guangnan ecotype guangnan chromosome 6, ASM2987363v1, whole genome shotgun sequence genomic DNA includes:
- the LOC131157727 gene encoding uncharacterized protein LOC131157727, with protein sequence MRPPSFSGGADFLAAENWVQDIEDMLPVLKCTNEQKVVFVMFKLRGEARCWWRSARLIKEQILDLVPVMWSRFKELFFERYFPTIIWSAKAAEFMHLSQGQITVSQYVARFIELSQFVPHMALGEEKKVRKFEEGMRKNLFEQVIGFWAQTFADVVDRATVIESGMQKGTTAQSQRNRPMPQGFQAGFSRGPWRGDCYSGGQRQMMGPCGNLGVLTYPMCQTCGRKHLREC encoded by the coding sequence atgaGACCTCCGTCATTTTCTGGAGGAGCAGACTTTTTAGCAGCTGAGAACTGGGTCCAAGACATTGAGGATATGTTACCAGTGCTTAAATGTACAAATGAACAAAAGGTAGTATTTGTGATGTTCAAATTGAGAGGAGAGGCCagatgctggtggagatcagcgaggttGATTAAGGAGCAGATATTGGATCTTGTGCCAGTGAtgtggagtcgattcaaggaattattctttgagcgatattttcctACTATCATTTGGAGTGCAAAGGCAGCAGAATTCATGCACTTATCTCAGGGGCAGATAACAGTATCACAGTACGtagctcgatttattgagttgtctcaatTTGTCCCACATATGGCACTAGGTGAGGAGaaaaaggtgaggaagtttgaagaaggtatGAGGAAGAACctatttgagcaagttattggTTTTTGGGCTCAGACATTTGCGGATGTTGTGGATAGAGCTAcggttattgagagtggcatgcaaAAAGGCACTACAGCTCAGAGTCAAAGAAATAGGCCtatgcctcagggttttcaggcggGTTTCAgcaggggcccatggagaggagattgtTACAGTGGAGGTCAGAGACAGATGATGGGACCTTGTGGGAATTTGGGCGTGCTGACTTACCCTATGTGTCAAACGTGTGGGAGGAAGCATCTGAGAGAGTGCTAG